One Hyphomonadaceae bacterium BL14 genomic window, GCGTCTGCGGCCGTTATCCAGTATGTTTTCGCCATCATCGGCGTGGTGGTACTGGGTTTCATCATTCATGCGTTCGCCCGCCAGTTTGGCGGCGTCCCCAACCGCAACCAGGCATTCAAAGTCGCGATCTACGGTTCGACCGCCGCCTGGCTCGCCGGAATTTTCCAGCTCGTGCCGGCCCTGTCCGCGCTCGGCATTGTCGGGTTATACAGCCTCTATCTGCTCTATCTCGGCTTGCCCAGGCTGATGAAGGCACCCCGGGAAAAGGCGATGATATACTTGGCCGTTGTGATCATTGCGGCTGTGATGGTGTGGGTTGTCGCGGGCGCTCTGGGCGCGGCGCTGACGCCCCGCATGGTGCCATAAGGCCTTCAAGGACGCCGCATGACCTGTTTCCAGCCTGACCTTGTCCCGATCACGCACGCTCCCGAACGCCGGAATCGGAAATATGTGATTTTTCATAACAAGGCTGGCGCCCCGCGCAATGAGCGCTATTATCACCGTCTGCCAAATTCGGAGGAGCAGGCTTTATGAGAACCACCAGTTTCTTTGCTGCACTGATCGCATCCACGGCCCTGGCCGCTTGCGGTGACAGCGGCGAACAGCCCGCCAGCGGGACGCAGCCCAACGAACCGGAACTGACGGGCACGCAGATGTCAGCACCCGAACCTGCCGAAACGCCGGCTGCTGAAGAGCCCATGGCCGAAGAACCGGTTGCTGAAGAGCCCGTTTCCGAGGAGCCTGCCGCTGAAGAGCCGGCGTCTGAGGAGCCTGCCGCTGAAGAGCCGGCGTCTGAAACCCCTCCCGCCGGTTCCGGTGGCGCGGGTGAGGGCGAGTATCTGATAGCGGGGCTGACCGGTGATCCGGCGGCGGGCCGCCGCGTCTTCGTGCGCTGCCAGACCTGCCACGTGATCGAGGAAGGCGTGAATCGCGTAGGCCCCTCTCTCTACGGGATTTTCGGTCGTACTGCCGGTACGGTTGAAGGGTTCCGCTACTCCAACGCCAACGCCAATTCCGGTGTGGTGTGGGATGCGGAGAATATGTTCGAGTATCTCGAAAATCCGCGGGCGTTCATTCCCGGCACGATCATGGCTTTCCCCGGCATCCGCAGCGAGCAAGAGCGGGCCGATGTGATCGCCTACATCAAGGATAATGGCGGCGTCGCTCAGTAAGCGATGACCTCACGCCGCGCCCCGGCGCCGGCGGATAATATCCCAGAGATGGAATACGAAAGCGGCGGCCAATACGGCCGCCGTTATCGTATGGGGTGCTCCGGTGAGTGCGCCGCGCAACGCCAGCATCAGCATGACCCCGGGTGCGATCAGCAAGGCGACATCGGTGAGGCTCATGGCTCCGCGCAGGCGGGGAAACACCGCCAGCACGATAACCTCCACCACGACCACAAGCAGGATAAAATCGACCACCCGTCCTGACGTGAACAGGTCCGACACAAGCTCTGTCATGACTGCCGCATCAGCGCGGGGAGAGACCCAGCAAGTGGGCCATGTCCTTGAAAAATATCTTGGCGTGCGCACCCGGATCGCGGCGCACCAGCTCTTTCTCCATATAGCCTTGCCAGGTCAGACGCTGGACATCCTCGTCGGCGCAGATCTTCACAAAACGCTCACGGCGCTTGTCGTTGCGGTACCAGAAATGCTGCATGATCCCGAGGATAAAGAAGACCCGGCCATGTGCCTTCATGAAGCGCTTGCGCACGTTGGCAAGTGCCTTGGCGTTGCCGGTGGCGAGGAATTCCAGCGCGCCTTCGGCGGCCATTTCCCCGGATGTCATGGCGTAGAAAATGCCTTCGCCTGAGGATGGTGCGACGGCACCGGCGGCGTCGCCGGCGAGGACCAGGTCACGGCCATTATCCCACCGGGGTGCCGGTTTGTAGGGCAGGGGAGCACCCTCGCGCCGGACCACTTCGCAATCTGCCAGACCGGCCGATTCGCGCAAGGATTTCACTGCGCCGCGTAGCGAGAAGCCCTTCACCTGGCTGCCTGTCCCCACGCTTGCCACGGCACCGTGGGGGAAGACCCAGCCATAGAAGTCCGGGGATATCTTGCCGTCATAATACACGTCGCAGCGCTGGGGATCGTAATGGCTCTGGCTGCCCGCTTCGGGCGCGCGCACGATTTCATGATAGGCGAACACGCTCTTGACCTTTTCGGCACCCTTCACGGTCTGCTGGGCGAGTTTGGAGCGTGCGCCATCGGCGGCAATGACGACCCGGGCGCGCACACGCACGGCTTCCTCGGGTGCCTCAGTGGGAGAAAACACAATGATTGCAGCGCCTTGTTCGTCGCGCTCCATGGCCTCGACCGCGCCATTGCGGCGCTGCGCGCCCGCGCTGGCAGCCCGCTCGCGCAGGAACTCGTCAAAATGCTCGCGATCGACCATGCCGACATAGCCTTCGCCGATCGGCATATCCACTTCGAGCCCCGAGGGGGCGAGGATACGCGCGCCCTGTGTACGAGCGACGATCTGGGATTCGGGGATGTTGTAGGTGCGGATAAGTTTGGGTGGCACGGCCCCGCCGCATGGCTTGATGCGCCCGGGTTTGTCGATCAGCAGAACGGAGGCGCCGGCCTCGGCGATTTTCTGGGCGGCTGTGGCACCGGCCGGTCCGCCGCCCACAACGACGGCGTCATAACTCTTCACCGTGTCTGTCACTATCCACCTCCCAAGGCGTTCGATTCGGAGAATATCTCGGTGTCATTCGGGGTCATGAGGCCGGCTTTCGGTGTCATGAGGCCGGTTTTCGGGGTCATCAGACCGGATTTCGGGGTCATGAGACGGCTGTCCATGTCCGCAGCGCGCCTTTTGGTGCCGAAGACGGGATTTCGGACGCACTTTTGCGGGATGGGCGCCGGCCCTGTCATGATCCGGGGGCCTGGTTGAGAGCCGACAGCGCAAAGGCGCTCGCCAGCATGCCCAGAACATAGAGCGTGACCCCGGTCGCATTGTACCAGGGTGCCAGCGCCTTGGGGTCGCGCATCAGGCGCACCATCAGTCCGAGCTGGACTGCCAGCGACAGGCCGACAATGCCGGCGTGAACCGGCTGACCCCAGATCGCGAGCAGGGCGATCACGACGAATTGCGGCGCGGCCATGGTGGCGCAGGCGATCCAGGCGGCCTTGCGCGGACCAAGCGCGGCGGGCAGGGATTTGAGCCCCATCTTGATGTCGCCCTCGATCGCCTTGAAGTCGTTGAGCACCATGATGCCGTATGCGCCGAGGCTGTAGAGGACGGCCAGAATGATCGTGCGTGAGTCCGGAAGGGCCTGAGCCATGACGGCGGCACCGGTGAACCAGGCCAGACCCTCATAGGAAATGCCGACCGAAAGCGGACCCCAGACGCCGCTGCGCTTGAGCCGGACCGGCGGCGCGCTATAGGCCCAGGACAGGGCGACGCCGACAGCGGCCGCCACGAACACCCAGACGCCCAGGAAGGACGCCCAGACAAGGCCGGCAATGGACCAGAAAATGGCAATCCACAGACCCCAGCGGCCGGGAATGCGGCCCGACGGGATGGGGCGGTTGGGTTCATTGATGGCGTCGACCTCGCGGTCAAACCAGTCATTGACCGCCTGACTGCCGGCGCACAGCAAAGGGCCCGCCAGCAGGACGCCGAAAATCAGAAGACCGATATTGCCGAGGCTGAACTGGCCGGACGACACAACGCCACAGCCGAACGCCCACATGGGCGGGAACCAGGTGACCGGCTTGGACAGTTCCACGACCGCCAGCAAGGACGTTCGAAGGTCTGGTGACGGCAAGGGGGCTGATCGCTCCATGCCTGTACGCTAAGGCGAACAACGCAGACCGTCAACTAAACTTGACGGTCTGTCAGTGCTCGGATTTGGGCTGCAGTTCGCCGATCTTGTGGCGGTGCATTTTGGCATACAGGCTCTGCCGGCTGAGGCCGAGAATCTCAGCCGCCGAGGCGCGGTTGTCATTGGTCAGAGCCAGCGCAGCCTCGATGCAGCTCTGCTCGATCATGTCCGTGCTTTCGCGCACAATGTCCTTGAGTGCGACCCGTCCGACCAGATCAGACAATTGATCCACCGTGCTGGGCATGGCACCGCCGGCGCGCTGGCGTCCGGCGACAAGGCGCCGGCCGACCGGGCGGATGGAAAAGCCGAACACGTTGCCGGTGGGGCCTGGCGCGGACACGGCAGACACTTCGACCGCCTCGCGCAAATCATGCTGGCTGCGCACCAGGGTGGCAAAATTGCGGATGACGCCATGCTCGCGCAAATTGGCCATCAGCACGTTCACCTCGGTTTCGGTGCGGCCGAGATAGGATTCAATCGGGACGCCCACAGCCGAGTCGATATCGCTGAGCTGGGCGATGTCGGCGAACGCTTCGTTCACCGACAGGATTTTGCCGTCCTCGCCGGTGAGCACCAGCGCGTCCGGCAGGATTGCAGCGAGGCGCGCCATGGAGGCATCGGCTTCGGCTGCGCCATGCGCGTCCTTCGCCGAGACCCGCGCCAGAAAATAGACCTCCCGGCCCTGACGGTAGACCGAAGCGAGCAACTGGCAGGGCTTCTTGGCCCCTTCCGGTGTCAGTTCAATCTTCTCTGTGCGGCCGGTGCGGCGCGCAACAGCCAGGGTCTCACGCACGATATCGGCGGCCTCGGTCCCGAACGCGCCCTCCAGCGAGCGGCCTTCAAGCCGCTGGGACGAGCGTCCGAGCAGGCGCGAGGCTGCCGCGTTCACGTCGGTGATCCGGAACGTGTTGCCGTCAATGATGATCACGCCCTCGGACGCCAGCTGGAACAGCAGGCGGAACCGGGTCTCGGCCTCGCGCACCCGCGCGTAGTCGCGCTCCATGGAGCGCTGGGCTTCGATCAGGCGCTTTTGCATGCGCGAGGCGGCGCGCAGATCACGTCCGACGGCAAGGGTCCAGCCCTCGCGTCCGGCCGGCAGGGTGAAATAACGCACCGGCAGATCCGAACCACTGGGCTGGACGTGATTGACATGGCGCCAGCGCCGTTGGCCGGGCGTTGTCTGAGGGGCAAGCAGCGCGGCGACCTTGTCGCGCGAATCGGCATTGACCAGATCGATCCATTTGCGGCCGATCCAGCTGTCAAACTCATCATCGTCCTCGGAGAACTCGTCACCGGAAAACGCGGCGTCGCGAACGATGCCGCGACTGTCGATCAACAAGGCGAGGTCAGCCGCGTTCGCGGCAAGGTCCGCTGCCGTCTCGTCAGAGAACGCCGAACCGGCGACCTCACGGGATTGGAACCTCGCATTCGGGCCCTCTGAGGCCTTGGTGTCCATGGAATCGCCTTGTGATAATTTCAACTCGATCAACTCGCCTGCACCAGCCTATGGACCAAGCGCTCGGCTGTTACAACCGCCCGCACCCCATCCGTGGCCGTGGCATCGGCACCGATGCGCCGGGCCAGGCCCATGTCTTCATTAAACAACTGACCGCCGACAAGGATGATTATGTCGGGGTTCTGGGATCTTGAGCGGATCAGCTTGATCAAGCCCTTGAGGTCTTTCATCTTCACATCTGAACTCGCCGACAAGCCGACCACGTCAAAATGCGTATCGACGACGGTGGCCACGATATGGTCCATATCCGGGCTTGATTCGCACCGCACGCGCCAGCCGGAACGGGCGAAAAACTCTCCCACCATGACAATCCCGAACACGTGCTGCTCGCCGGGGGCCGGTGCCAGCAGGACCCGTGGCGACGTCTTGCCCGAGCCCATGCTCCAGGGCGCGTCGGCATTGATGCGCTCCAGTACGCGGTGCAGTTTCATCAGACCGATGGTGACATCGGCGAAATCGCACACATCCTCTTCCCACAGTTTTCCAAGATGGCGCGCGGCCGGGGCGAGCAGCTTGAGCAGCACGTCCTCATGGGTCGCCCCGTCAAACAGCAGTCCATTGACCTCGTCGACCAGTGCCTGGGGCTCGCTGCTCACCGTGCGCAGCGCAAAGCTGTTGACCTGCTCGGTCTCGAACGCGGTGGTCTTCACCGCCGGCGCGCGGGCCGGGCCTTCGGCATTGGCGGCTTCGCGGTTGATCAGCATCAGGCGGGGAATAATCTCGGCCTCGATCAGCTTGTCGAGCACCTCTTTGGGCGGCCCGGCCTTATCGAGGTCGCAGGGCCGGGTGCCGCGCCTCCAATTCTTCCAGTCAAGAGATGCCTGAGTCGTGCGGGCCAATCCCGCCAATCCGAACCGGTCAAATTCCGCCTGCGCCATGTTGGATGCCTTCTCTCCCCGGGGTGGCCGTAACCGGCGGAGGGGCTGCCAGGTTCGCCACGCTTTGCTTTTTTGACCGCAGCCGGTTGTGCCAGCGGCGGTGGTGTCAGACCGTATCGGGGCAATAGTGCCCGTGGCCGGCCTGCACAGATATTATCGCAAAGCCTGACAGGTATTTTTGCCGAGTGCCAGAAAATTCGTACCATTTTGTCACGCGCGGTTGACACTCGGGCGTGTAACATGGCCTCGCCGCCGGGACTAGGCCGCCTTGCGCGTTGCGGTGTGCCTGGCCGGGGGCGGGTTCAGGCTGCGCAGGGATTCACTGGCGATTGTGCCGACCACAGCGATCACGACGCGCGCGATGACCGTGAGGAAAACCAGCAGGATCGTGGCCTTGTTCAGATAGATCTCGACGAAGTTATTGTAGCGCGCCGGCAGACCCGTGGTGGTCAGGAAGCGCTCAACGTCCGAGGCCCAGCGCAGCATGGTTTGCAACATGTCCGGGAACTGGAAGGCGAGCACGCCCAGAAACAGATAGGACAAGACGAACGCCAGAAAGAGCGTGATGCTCAAGCGTAGCGACCGGCCGGTCAGCTGACCAAAAAAACGTCCCATGGGCGGACTCCCTCAAGTCTCGACTGGCCCCCTCGGACCTAGTTAAACCTTGCACCCATCATAGCAGAGCGCACAGGGCGCGTCTCGCCGGGCAGGCCAGTTTGTAACCGCTCGCGCTATTCCACCCGCGTGATGCGTGCGGCGCTGCCATCGCCCGTCCAGGCACTGGTCTCGTAGCTCTCGCCCACGGCCAGTTCACGATAGGGCTTGCAGATCTCGTATTCGGGCTCGGTGCGTGAAGCGGCGTGAAACAGGACGCATAGCGTGCGGCCGTCAAACTGCCAGGATCCCGATCGCGGACGGGAGTCCTGATAATCACCCCCGCGGCGGAACTGGGCGGTGTAGCGCCCCTGCCGGGTTTCCACCGCATAGACGCGTCCCTCGGGGCCCAGCGCAGACTGCGCCTGGGCGGTATCGGGCGCGGCCAGCATCAGCATGATGCCGGCGGGCACGGCCAGCGCAGCGGCCAGCATGGTTTTCACTAAACGTCTCATGGCCCTACAACCCCCAAGATCGCGCCCTCACGCAGATTTCACCATCGCGGAGCGCGACGCAAGAGGCGGGCCAGATTGCAATTCGCACAATAAGGCCCCGCGCCGGGATGCGGCGCGGGGTTCGGTGCAGCAAACGTGGTGGGCTACTCGACGCGCAGGAACGTCACATCGGACCCGTCTTGCGACCATTCGGTCGAGACGACCGACTCGCCGACTTCAAGGTTGAACCAGGGTCCGCAATTGGGTTCTTCGATTTCGGCGGCGTCCAGACACAGCACGCCCTCTTCCAGGGTCCATGTCCCGGCGCTGGATGTGCCGCCCGCTTCAAGAACATAGGCGCCGTCAGTCTCGAAACTCATGGTGTAGACCGCGCCGGTCTCGGCACCGGTCACTTCGAACACCTGACCGGCGGGCGAAGCAAAAGAAGCCGACGCCAGCAGCAGGGCTGACGCAGCGCCAAAGAGAACACTCTTCATGACGATTTTCATCCGGGTAGCTCCGGCCATCAGCGCACTGTCCTCGACAGCCGCTCCGGATCGAAGCGGACATTATCACGTCCATTGGCGCGCGCAATCGCCTTTTTAGGCAGGCTGTCACGGCGTTCAGGGCCGGCACACCCAAGTCAGAGTGCGCGCCAGATCAGGACGGCGGCCAGTGCCACGACCAGGGCGATGGCCGAAAAGATCAGCGACCGGCGCAGCACGCGTTCCTGACCCGGCTTGCGCACGCCCTGGCGGGCGTCGGTCTTGTTCGCTTCTTCGGTCATCGGGCGCATCTCCTGTAGCTTCAGCGTGTCCAGCCTAAACGGACGCGCCCCGGACGGCTACCGCCTGCCGGTGTCAATCGGCAGACACCGCAACGACTTCGCAACGGGCAGAAAAAAATGGTTAACGAAGCCTTATGCTCGCCCACATTCACGCGCTATAGTGACCAGAATCGCGGGTTGGCGGCATCAAGGGGGAGGCGCCGGCTCCAGTCCTGAAGGGGTTCGCCATGTCGTTATCCGCCGCCGCCAAAGTGCTCGCCGTCGCTGCCGTGTTCATTGCGGCACCCGCTATCGCCGATAACGCCCGATGGGCCCCGGCCCAGCAGCCGGGATGGGGCGGGTTCTACGCCGCCACACCGCTGGATGAATGCCGCCGCTCGGCCGGGGGCGAGCTGGAATTGCGCGCCTGCCTGTCGCGCCTGCTGCTGGAAGCGGAAAGCCATTACGACATCACCTATCAGCGCCTGATCTCCATGGTCACCGGGCGCGAGGACAGTTTCCAGCGGGCCACAGAGGCCGAGGCGCTGCGCTTTGCGCGCGAAACCTGGCGCAGCTATCTCGATTTCCAGTGTGATTTCGAGGGCGCGATGCTGGGCCAGACCTATGCCGAGCGGAATCTGCAGGCCACGTCCTGCCGCGTGTCGCTGCTGCGCTCCCAGCGCGCGCGCCTGGCGGAACTGGCCGGCCAGATCGATGCCGGCTTTACCCAGCCGGGCTCCCCCGCCAATCCGGGTCAGCCGGGCTGGCCCGCCGACCCCACCCAGTGTGAAGGCCCGTTCTGCGCGGTGGAGACCGAGCGTTTCCAGCAATGGACCGCCAGCTGCCGCCGCGGCGGGATGTGCAGTGCCGATACCACGACGGGCGGGAATGACCGGGCCGATCACCGGCTGGAGCTGCGCGCCCGCCCCACGGGTCAGGGCTATGACATCGTCTTCACGTCCGATCAGCACCCGGTGGATGGCGCGCGCGCCATTTCGGTACGGGTCGACGGGCGCAACCCGATCGTGTTCCGGCCCCAGACCCACTACTCGGCCGACGCGTCGGGTGCGTTCGTGCTGTCTGATCCGGAGTCCACCGCCCGCCTGATCACCGCCATGCGGCGCGGCGGGCGTCTGACCGTCCAGTATGTCGATACGCGCGGCCAGGACCGGCTGGCGACGTTCTCGCTGATGGGTGTGAGCCGGTCGCTGGAGTGGATCGATGTCCGCCTGAACCGCCCGCGCTACTAGAGACGGCCAGCGTCAGGCGCGGCGGCGGGCTTCGGCACGCGGATCGCGAAGAACAGGGCGTAGATCACCGGCACCGCCACCAGCGTGATGATGCTGGCGAAGGCGAGGCCGGAGATGATGGTCATCGCCATGCCCTGGAAGAAGGCGTCGCCCAGGAGCGGCGTCATCCCCAGGATCGTCGTGCCGGCTGCCAGCAGGACCGGCCGCAGACGGCTGACCGAGCCATCCACCAGCGCGCCCCAGGGCGCCTCGCCCTCGCGGATGCGCCGGTCGATTTCGTCGATCAGCACGATGGCGTTCTTGATCAGCATGCCTGACAGCGACAACAGGCCGAGCAAGGCGGTGAAGGAGAAGGCGATGCCCGTCGCGAGCAGGCCCGCCGTCACGCCGACCACCGACATCGGCACGATCAGCCAGACGATGAGCGGCTGACGCACGGTCATGAACAACGCGAAGCTCACCGCCAGCATGACCAGGAAGCTGATCGGCAGCACTCCGCCCAGGGATTCATTGGCCATCTGGTTGGCTTCATATTCGCCGCCCCACTCCACGCGATAGCCGCGCGGCAGCTCCATGGCGCTCACCACGGCGGAGAAGCGGTCGAAGGCCTGGGCTGCGGTCTCGCCGGGCTGAGGATTGGCCTGGACCGTGAGGGTGCGCACCTTGTCGCGGCGCAGGATCAGCGTCTCTTCGGCCTGCAGCGCAAAGCCCGACACCACCTGGCTCATGGGCACGTAGGCGTTCTGTGCCGGGCTCCAGATCAGCCGGTCTGACAGATTGTCGGGCTGGGCGCGTTCGCTGGCCGGCGCGCGCGCCACGATCGGGATGAGATCAATGCCCTCGCGGTAGACGCCGATCTGGTCACCGTCTGTGGCCAGGCGCAGCGCCTCGCCGATATCGCCGCGGGTCACGCCTACTGTGCGCGTGCGCGCCTCGACGATCTGAGGCGTCAGGATCAGCGCCTGATTGCGCCAGTCGGTGCGCAGATCGCGCACGCCGGCCTCCTCGCGCAAGCGCACGATCGCCGTCTCGCCCAGTTCGCGCAGAACACGCGAGTCGGGCCCCTGGAAGCGTGCCTCCAGCTGGGCACCCGAGGGCGGGCCGAACA contains:
- a CDS encoding c-type cytochrome, translating into MRTTSFFAALIASTALAACGDSGEQPASGTQPNEPELTGTQMSAPEPAETPAAEEPMAEEPVAEEPVSEEPAAEEPASEEPAAEEPASETPPAGSGGAGEGEYLIAGLTGDPAAGRRVFVRCQTCHVIEEGVNRVGPSLYGIFGRTAGTVEGFRYSNANANSGVVWDAENMFEYLENPRAFIPGTIMAFPGIRSEQERADVIAYIKDNGGVAQ
- a CDS encoding DUF1311 domain-containing protein; protein product: MSLSAAAKVLAVAAVFIAAPAIADNARWAPAQQPGWGGFYAATPLDECRRSAGGELELRACLSRLLLEAESHYDITYQRLISMVTGREDSFQRATEAEALRFARETWRSYLDFQCDFEGAMLGQTYAERNLQATSCRVSLLRSQRARLAELAGQIDAGFTQPGSPANPGQPGWPADPTQCEGPFCAVETERFQQWTASCRRGGMCSADTTTGGNDRADHRLELRARPTGQGYDIVFTSDQHPVDGARAISVRVDGRNPIVFRPQTHYSADASGAFVLSDPESTARLITAMRRGGRLTVQYVDTRGQDRLATFSLMGVSRSLEWIDVRLNRPRY
- a CDS encoding cobalamin B12-binding domain-containing protein; its protein translation is MAQAEFDRFGLAGLARTTQASLDWKNWRRGTRPCDLDKAGPPKEVLDKLIEAEIIPRLMLINREAANAEGPARAPAVKTTAFETEQVNSFALRTVSSEPQALVDEVNGLLFDGATHEDVLLKLLAPAARHLGKLWEEDVCDFADVTIGLMKLHRVLERINADAPWSMGSGKTSPRVLLAPAPGEQHVFGIVMVGEFFARSGWRVRCESSPDMDHIVATVVDTHFDVVGLSASSDVKMKDLKGLIKLIRSRSQNPDIIILVGGQLFNEDMGLARRIGADATATDGVRAVVTAERLVHRLVQAS
- a CDS encoding YIP1 family protein; translation: MIDVEATPIRDLLLLYALPLAAIGPVAGFLGGQIFGRGMGVLGTVYRPSFFNAASAAVIQYVFAIIGVVVLGFIIHAFARQFGGVPNRNQAFKVAIYGSTAAWLAGIFQLVPALSALGIVGLYSLYLLYLGLPRLMKAPREKAMIYLAVVIIAAVMVWVVAGALGAALTPRMVP
- the ppsR gene encoding transcriptional regulator PpsR, giving the protein MDTKASEGPNARFQSREVAGSAFSDETAADLAANAADLALLIDSRGIVRDAAFSGDEFSEDDDEFDSWIGRKWIDLVNADSRDKVAALLAPQTTPGQRRWRHVNHVQPSGSDLPVRYFTLPAGREGWTLAVGRDLRAASRMQKRLIEAQRSMERDYARVREAETRFRLLFQLASEGVIIIDGNTFRITDVNAAASRLLGRSSQRLEGRSLEGAFGTEAADIVRETLAVARRTGRTEKIELTPEGAKKPCQLLASVYRQGREVYFLARVSAKDAHGAAEADASMARLAAILPDALVLTGEDGKILSVNEAFADIAQLSDIDSAVGVPIESYLGRTETEVNVLMANLREHGVIRNFATLVRSQHDLREAVEVSAVSAPGPTGNVFGFSIRPVGRRLVAGRQRAGGAMPSTVDQLSDLVGRVALKDIVRESTDMIEQSCIEAALALTNDNRASAAEILGLSRQSLYAKMHRHKIGELQPKSEH
- a CDS encoding geranylgeranyl diphosphate reductase — protein: MTDTVKSYDAVVVGGGPAGATAAQKIAEAGASVLLIDKPGRIKPCGGAVPPKLIRTYNIPESQIVARTQGARILAPSGLEVDMPIGEGYVGMVDREHFDEFLRERAASAGAQRRNGAVEAMERDEQGAAIIVFSPTEAPEEAVRVRARVVIAADGARSKLAQQTVKGAEKVKSVFAYHEIVRAPEAGSQSHYDPQRCDVYYDGKISPDFYGWVFPHGAVASVGTGSQVKGFSLRGAVKSLRESAGLADCEVVRREGAPLPYKPAPRWDNGRDLVLAGDAAGAVAPSSGEGIFYAMTSGEMAAEGALEFLATGNAKALANVRKRFMKAHGRVFFILGIMQHFWYRNDKRRERFVKICADEDVQRLTWQGYMEKELVRRDPGAHAKIFFKDMAHLLGLSPR
- the chlG gene encoding chlorophyll synthase ChlG, which encodes MERSAPLPSPDLRTSLLAVVELSKPVTWFPPMWAFGCGVVSSGQFSLGNIGLLIFGVLLAGPLLCAGSQAVNDWFDREVDAINEPNRPIPSGRIPGRWGLWIAIFWSIAGLVWASFLGVWVFVAAAVGVALSWAYSAPPVRLKRSGVWGPLSVGISYEGLAWFTGAAVMAQALPDSRTIILAVLYSLGAYGIMVLNDFKAIEGDIKMGLKSLPAALGPRKAAWIACATMAAPQFVVIALLAIWGQPVHAGIVGLSLAVQLGLMVRLMRDPKALAPWYNATGVTLYVLGMLASAFALSALNQAPGS